A single genomic interval of Microbacterium sp. zg-Y1090 harbors:
- a CDS encoding ABC transporter permease: MSTQTLAALGDLVDDAASTHARPATSAPPSRRARGRARLRRLRPGVILAWGVLAVVVAWAVAPGLFTPLDPIAGDAAAALQAPSALHPFGTDATGRDMFARVVHGAVQTLSGALVAVAVGLVGGTLLGVVAGSVGGFVDDVLMRVVDVLLAIPGLLLALSFIIILGFGTVQAAIAVGIGSIASFARLSRSEVLRVRGTDYVEAAFASGGGFWTVLRRHILPNSLTPVLALAALNFGAAILAISALGFLGYGAPPPTPEWGLMIAEGRNYIATAWWLTTLPGLVVVIVVLSANRLSAAAAERGRR; the protein is encoded by the coding sequence ATGAGCACGCAGACCCTCGCCGCGCTCGGTGATCTCGTCGACGACGCGGCGTCCACCCACGCCCGCCCCGCCACCTCGGCCCCGCCCTCGCGCCGCGCCCGCGGTCGCGCCCGGCTGCGGCGACTCCGCCCCGGCGTCATCCTGGCGTGGGGCGTGCTGGCGGTCGTGGTGGCGTGGGCGGTCGCCCCCGGGCTCTTCACCCCGCTCGATCCGATCGCGGGCGACGCCGCCGCGGCGCTGCAGGCGCCCAGCGCGCTGCATCCCTTCGGGACGGATGCCACCGGGCGCGACATGTTCGCCCGGGTCGTGCACGGCGCCGTGCAGACGCTCTCCGGAGCGCTGGTGGCCGTCGCCGTCGGGCTGGTCGGCGGCACCCTGCTCGGAGTGGTGGCCGGTTCCGTGGGCGGGTTCGTCGACGACGTGCTCATGCGGGTCGTCGACGTGCTGCTGGCCATTCCGGGACTGCTGCTGGCCCTGAGCTTCATCATCATCCTGGGCTTCGGCACGGTGCAGGCCGCGATCGCGGTGGGCATCGGCTCGATCGCCAGCTTCGCCCGACTCAGCCGATCGGAGGTGCTGCGGGTGCGCGGCACCGACTACGTCGAGGCCGCGTTCGCCAGCGGCGGCGGATTCTGGACCGTGCTGCGCCGCCACATCCTCCCGAACTCACTCACCCCTGTGCTGGCGCTCGCCGCCCTGAACTTCGGCGCGGCGATCCTGGCGATCTCGGCGCTGGGCTTCCTCGGGTACGGCGCGCCGCCGCCCACGCCGGAATGGGGGCTGATGATCGCGGAAGGACGCAACTACATCGCCACCGCGTGGTGGTTGACGACCCTCCCCGGCCTCGTCGTGGTGATCGTCGTGCTCAGCGCCAACCGGCTCAGCGCCGCGGCGGCCGAACGGGGGAGGCGCTGA
- a CDS encoding cold-shock protein encodes MATGTVKWFNSEKGYGFIAPDDGSADLFAHYSAIAGNGFKELRETQKVEYDAEQGPKGMQAANIRAL; translated from the coding sequence ATGGCCACTGGCACCGTGAAATGGTTCAACTCCGAAAAGGGCTACGGCTTCATCGCGCCGGATGACGGCTCTGCCGACCTGTTCGCGCACTACAGCGCGATCGCCGGCAACGGCTTCAAGGAACTGCGCGAGACGCAGAAGGTGGAGTACGACGCAGAGCAGGGCCCCAAGGGCATGCAGGCTGCGAACATCCGCGCACTCTGA
- a CDS encoding putative FMN-dependent luciferase-like monooxygenase, whose protein sequence is MTLRLALFTRLLDDAGPGERFRLALEQIQQAERFGIGRAWVAQHHFRGAEGGLPSPFVFLSHVAARTEAIRLATGVVTLPLEDPVRVAEDAVVADLLSQGRIDIGLGSGGTPSSFTPFGLDAKDKAALFDDKLATLQTALDGGDLAGGARLYPPAGTLARRIWQATFSAAGGTRAGVSGHGLMLSRTQPRPADRLDAALAEVQLPIIDAYLAALPAGHPPRITASRTVFVADDRDEARRHAEVGLRRGAEGLRRSGQVIPDGDLDELIRATDTHIGTPDEVAASLAADPVLGQVDEVAFQVHSVDAPHELVLRSIELFATEVAPALGWTAPASAPARHEWSTV, encoded by the coding sequence ATGACCCTGCGTCTGGCCCTGTTCACCCGTCTGCTCGACGACGCCGGCCCCGGCGAACGATTCCGTCTCGCTCTGGAGCAGATCCAGCAGGCGGAGCGGTTCGGCATCGGCCGCGCCTGGGTGGCGCAGCACCACTTCCGCGGCGCGGAAGGCGGCCTGCCGTCACCCTTCGTCTTCCTCTCCCACGTCGCCGCGCGCACCGAGGCGATCCGCCTCGCCACCGGTGTGGTGACGCTGCCGCTGGAAGACCCGGTGCGCGTCGCCGAGGATGCCGTGGTCGCCGACCTGCTCTCGCAGGGCCGCATCGACATCGGACTCGGCAGCGGCGGCACCCCGTCGTCGTTCACGCCGTTCGGCCTCGATGCGAAGGACAAGGCCGCGCTGTTCGATGACAAGCTGGCGACGCTCCAGACGGCCCTCGACGGCGGCGACCTCGCCGGTGGCGCGCGGCTGTACCCGCCGGCGGGCACGCTCGCCCGCCGCATCTGGCAGGCCACCTTCTCCGCTGCCGGCGGCACGCGCGCCGGCGTCAGCGGGCACGGATTGATGCTCTCGCGCACCCAGCCGCGTCCGGCCGATCGGCTGGATGCCGCGCTCGCCGAGGTGCAGCTGCCGATCATCGACGCCTACCTCGCGGCGCTGCCCGCCGGTCACCCTCCCCGCATCACCGCGTCGCGCACCGTGTTCGTCGCCGACGACCGTGACGAGGCCCGTCGCCACGCCGAGGTGGGGCTGCGCCGCGGCGCCGAGGGACTGCGCCGCAGCGGGCAGGTGATCCCCGACGGCGACCTCGATGAGCTCATCCGGGCGACCGACACCCACATCGGGACGCCCGACGAGGTCGCGGCGTCGCTGGCAGCCGACCCGGTGCTCGGCCAGGTCGACGAGGTCGCGTTCCAGGTGCACTCCGTCGACGCGCCGCACGAGCTGGTGCTGCGCTCGATCGAACTGTTCGCCACCGAGGTCGCGCCCGCCCTGGGCTGGACGGCCCCGGCATCCGCCCCCGCCCGTCACGAATGGAGCACCGTATGA
- a CDS encoding TIGR04028 family ABC transporter substrate-binding protein: MSSYLPLRPAAATLAALALITLTACAAPAAGPGGSSSGEPVEGGTLVYLEHQAHTTLYPPSAGFYPNGGIVNNVLDRLVWQDPETRELKPWIATDWEVNADATQYTFNLRDDVTFSDGTALDAAVVAKNFDLYGLGDPDRGLTVSEAINNYERSEVIDDDTVVFHFSAPSPGFLQATSTNNSGLLSAETLDFTLEQFAPGNSAEVIGSGPFTITEETIGSTLTLTARDDYDWAPPDRAHQGRAHLEAVKITVTPEDSVRVGALLSGQADYVRYVEAQDEAQVEAAGFTVYAPQTGGVTNHLSLRPRGEILSDIRVRQAIIAGVDRAEVVDTIYTEKYPLATSILARTAPGYVDTDEAFGYDPQRAATLLDEAGWAEGSDGIRQKNGRPLTLVVNEAAPQPRSFEALTLISQQLKKIGVDLKILKADAGSAAEAVRDVDQVQIYHSMVARADLDVIKSQFHSQNRNALLNLDYGDGSIGDPQLEDLLQAVASEADPQARLADSAEAQRYLADEAYVLPLFEEPQVYGASDRVHGVTFESVARPSFYEIWLDD; this comes from the coding sequence ATGTCCTCGTATCTTCCGCTCCGTCCGGCCGCGGCCACCCTCGCGGCCCTGGCGCTGATCACCCTCACCGCCTGCGCCGCCCCCGCTGCCGGGCCCGGCGGCTCCTCCTCCGGTGAGCCGGTCGAGGGCGGCACGCTGGTGTACCTCGAGCACCAGGCGCACACGACGCTCTACCCGCCGTCGGCCGGGTTCTACCCGAACGGGGGCATCGTCAACAACGTGCTGGACCGCCTGGTCTGGCAGGACCCCGAGACGCGCGAGCTGAAGCCGTGGATCGCCACCGACTGGGAGGTGAACGCCGACGCCACCCAATACACCTTCAACCTGCGCGACGACGTCACCTTCTCCGACGGCACAGCGCTGGACGCGGCGGTCGTGGCGAAGAACTTCGACCTGTATGGACTGGGCGATCCCGACCGCGGGCTGACCGTCTCGGAGGCCATCAACAACTACGAGCGCAGCGAGGTCATCGACGACGACACCGTCGTGTTCCACTTCTCCGCCCCGTCGCCGGGGTTCCTGCAGGCGACGTCGACCAACAACTCCGGGCTGCTGTCTGCGGAGACCCTCGACTTCACCCTCGAGCAGTTCGCCCCGGGCAACTCGGCCGAGGTGATCGGCTCCGGCCCCTTCACCATCACCGAGGAGACCATCGGCTCGACCCTGACGCTCACCGCGCGCGACGACTACGACTGGGCGCCGCCGGACCGCGCGCACCAGGGCCGGGCCCACCTGGAGGCCGTGAAGATCACGGTGACGCCAGAGGACAGCGTGCGCGTGGGCGCCCTGCTCTCGGGCCAGGCCGACTACGTGCGCTACGTCGAGGCGCAGGACGAGGCGCAGGTCGAGGCGGCGGGCTTCACCGTGTACGCACCGCAGACCGGCGGCGTCACCAACCACCTGAGCCTGCGCCCGCGCGGCGAGATCCTCTCCGACATCCGCGTGCGCCAGGCGATCATCGCGGGGGTGGACCGCGCCGAGGTCGTGGACACGATCTACACCGAGAAGTACCCGCTGGCCACCTCCATCCTCGCCCGCACCGCGCCGGGCTACGTCGATACCGACGAGGCGTTCGGCTACGACCCGCAGCGCGCCGCCACGCTGCTCGACGAGGCGGGCTGGGCGGAGGGCTCCGACGGCATCCGCCAGAAGAACGGACGGCCGCTGACCCTCGTCGTGAACGAAGCCGCCCCGCAGCCGCGCTCGTTCGAGGCGCTGACGCTCATCAGTCAGCAGCTGAAGAAGATCGGCGTGGACCTGAAGATCCTGAAGGCGGACGCCGGTTCGGCCGCCGAGGCCGTGCGCGACGTGGACCAGGTGCAGATCTACCACTCGATGGTGGCCCGCGCCGACCTCGACGTCATCAAGAGCCAGTTCCACTCGCAGAACCGCAACGCCCTGCTCAACCTCGACTACGGCGACGGCTCGATCGGCGACCCGCAGCTGGAGGACCTGCTGCAGGCGGTGGCCTCCGAGGCGGACCCGCAGGCGCGTCTGGCGGACAGTGCCGAGGCGCAGCGCTACCTCGCCGACGAGGCCTACGTGCTGCCGCTGTTCGAGGAGCCGCAGGTCTACGGAGCCTCCGACCGCGTGCACGGCGTCACGTTCGAGTCCGTCGCCCGCCCGAGCTTCTACGAGATCTGGCTGGACGACTGA
- a CDS encoding ABC transporter permease, translating into MRYLARRTGQAVIVLLAAFTGAFLLLQALPGDAIMIRYENPELGLSPQQIAEVRERFGVDTPLPVQYVHTLLGFFAGDFGYSLQTGTPVRQLLGEALPHTLTLGGIALVVAVLLAGLIAFGSSLPRLRWLRDVLRSLPPLVVSIPTFWLGIMLVQVVSFQLGWVSVIAPGPVEGLILPVITLAVPLSAPLAQILVRSIDDVSAQPFVAVVRARGASPAWILGRNVAKNAILPTLTMAGLLLGDLIGGAVLTETVFGRPGIGRITEQAVGLQDIPVLLAVVVLAAASFVVVNLIVDLLYPVLDPRLAARTREGVPA; encoded by the coding sequence ATGCGCTATCTCGCCCGGCGCACCGGCCAGGCGGTCATCGTTCTGCTGGCCGCGTTCACGGGGGCGTTCCTGCTGCTGCAGGCCCTCCCCGGCGACGCGATCATGATCAGATACGAGAACCCGGAACTGGGACTGTCGCCCCAGCAGATCGCCGAGGTGCGCGAGAGATTCGGCGTGGACACCCCGCTGCCGGTGCAGTACGTGCACACCCTGCTCGGGTTCTTCGCCGGCGACTTCGGCTACTCGCTGCAGACCGGCACCCCGGTGCGGCAGCTGCTGGGCGAGGCGCTGCCGCACACCCTCACCCTGGGTGGCATCGCCCTGGTCGTGGCGGTGCTGCTCGCCGGACTGATCGCGTTCGGATCGAGCCTGCCGCGCCTGCGGTGGCTGCGCGATGTGCTGCGCTCGCTGCCGCCGCTGGTCGTCTCGATTCCCACCTTCTGGCTCGGCATCATGCTCGTGCAGGTGGTGAGCTTCCAGCTCGGGTGGGTCTCGGTGATCGCCCCCGGTCCGGTCGAAGGGCTCATCCTCCCCGTGATCACGCTCGCGGTGCCGCTGTCGGCGCCGCTCGCGCAGATCCTGGTGCGCAGCATCGACGATGTGTCGGCGCAGCCGTTCGTCGCCGTCGTGCGCGCTCGGGGCGCATCGCCGGCCTGGATCCTCGGCCGCAACGTCGCCAAGAACGCGATCCTGCCGACCCTCACCATGGCCGGGCTGCTGCTGGGCGACCTCATCGGCGGCGCGGTGCTGACCGAGACCGTCTTCGGCCGCCCCGGCATCGGGCGCATCACCGAGCAGGCGGTGGGGCTGCAGGACATCCCGGTGCTGCTGGCGGTCGTCGTGCTGGCGGCGGCGTCCTTCGTCGTGGTGAACCTCATCGTCGACCTGCTGTACCCGGTGCTCGACCCGCGATTGGCCGCGCGCACCCGAGAAGGAGTCCCCGCATGA
- a CDS encoding CMD domain protein: MTAFPIDVIDELAGVAPGSALDTLRRRRPVTRDQAQESFAALFVPRDDSELPLADRLLIAAFATRLTGDDATAAFYAAHAAQADPERAEVVADAAAQAIAPGPFGRYREPGLQAESTEGLRWRASAEQRAAVGDRLTAALEHAHLLVLRPREADAAALAALTDADWSVDAVVTLSQLVAFLAFQQRVVTGLQTIAEEAAA, from the coding sequence ATGACCGCCTTCCCGATCGACGTGATCGACGAACTCGCCGGCGTCGCGCCCGGCTCCGCGCTCGACACACTGCGCCGGCGGCGCCCCGTCACCCGGGACCAGGCGCAGGAGAGCTTCGCCGCGCTGTTCGTCCCGCGCGATGACAGCGAGCTGCCGCTGGCCGACCGCCTGCTGATCGCCGCGTTCGCCACGCGCCTCACCGGCGACGACGCCACCGCCGCGTTCTACGCCGCGCACGCCGCGCAGGCCGACCCCGAACGTGCGGAGGTCGTGGCGGACGCCGCCGCGCAGGCGATCGCCCCCGGCCCGTTCGGCCGGTACCGCGAGCCGGGGCTGCAGGCCGAGAGCACCGAGGGGCTGCGGTGGCGGGCATCCGCGGAGCAGCGCGCGGCCGTCGGAGACAGGCTGACCGCCGCCCTCGAGCACGCGCACCTTCTGGTGCTGCGCCCGCGCGAAGCGGATGCCGCGGCGCTGGCCGCGCTGACGGATGCCGACTGGTCGGTCGACGCCGTCGTCACCCTGTCGCAGCTGGTGGCGTTCCTCGCCTTCCAGCAGCGGGTCGTCACCGGCCTGCAGACCATCGCCGAGGAGGCCGCAGCATGA
- a CDS encoding MarR family winged helix-turn-helix transcriptional regulator, whose translation MSEQTTALRAARSVEMLRLAEARLARRRQTDCGPSETARAAMRYILECDDAGQQVTPTAIAEHLGVSTASVTGMLNSLRAGGLIGFRANPDDGRSKFVVPIDRTSEVADVDPLTAHIRDMAEQLTENEARHIADFLELVRAAVDRECA comes from the coding sequence ATGTCCGAGCAGACGACCGCGCTGCGCGCCGCACGGAGTGTGGAGATGCTGAGGCTGGCCGAGGCACGTCTGGCCCGCCGGCGGCAGACGGACTGCGGGCCGAGCGAGACCGCCCGCGCGGCGATGCGCTACATCCTGGAGTGCGACGACGCCGGGCAGCAGGTGACACCGACGGCCATCGCCGAGCACCTCGGAGTGTCGACCGCGTCGGTGACCGGCATGCTCAACAGCTTGCGGGCCGGAGGGCTGATCGGCTTCCGGGCCAACCCCGACGACGGCCGCAGCAAGTTCGTCGTGCCCATCGACCGCACGTCGGAGGTGGCGGACGTCGATCCGCTCACCGCTCACATCCGCGATATGGCCGAGCAGCTGACGGAGAACGAAGCGCGGCACATCGCCGACTTCCTCGAGCTGGTGCGGGCGGCCGTCGACCGCGAGTGCGCCTGA
- a CDS encoding dipeptide ABC transporter ATP-binding protein, protein MAREVLQVSGLDVSYDVAGDAVTVLRGVDVALGPGEVLAVVGESGSGKTTLAQAATGLLAANGRVTAGRVTLGDLDVTGWTDRQFRSVRGTRIGWIPQDPHSSLNPVARIGDSVAEVLRVHRWKDEAARRRRVVELLDRVGIPEPDLRARQYPHELSGGMKQRALIAAAIALQPALLIADEATSALDVTVQKTILDLIDDLRREHGTAVLMVTHDLAVAADRSHRIAVLQGGRLQEAGDTARVLQDPQSAYTRRLLADAPSFDTAVRPARERVDGAVGAVGAAEARMETEAPAITVTGLSQHFPRGRRREPLRAVDDVSFTVARGTTHAIVGESGSGKTTLARIVMGFQRPTAGSAVVAGHEVARLRRADAAAFRRDVQMVYQNPFASLDPRQSVGAIVAEPLRNYGVGDRAERARRVADMLERVALPPDLAARRPRELSGGQRQRVAIARALVLEPRVVVLDEAVSALDVTVQAQILRLLDELQQDLGVTYLFISHDLAVVRRISDTVSVLRAGRIVESGTTERIFTDPQTEDTARLLAAIPGGIRQPAPPPAAVPREGVPA, encoded by the coding sequence ATGGCCCGCGAGGTGCTGCAGGTGTCGGGGCTCGACGTCTCCTACGACGTGGCCGGTGACGCGGTCACCGTGCTGCGGGGCGTCGACGTCGCACTCGGCCCCGGCGAGGTGCTGGCCGTGGTCGGCGAATCCGGCTCGGGCAAGACGACGCTGGCGCAGGCGGCGACCGGCCTCCTCGCCGCCAACGGGCGCGTCACCGCGGGACGGGTCACCCTCGGCGACCTCGACGTCACGGGATGGACCGACCGGCAGTTCCGCAGCGTGCGCGGCACCCGCATCGGCTGGATCCCGCAGGACCCGCACAGTTCACTCAACCCGGTCGCACGCATCGGCGACAGTGTCGCGGAGGTGCTGCGCGTGCACCGCTGGAAGGACGAAGCGGCCCGCCGCCGTCGTGTCGTGGAGCTGCTCGACCGCGTCGGCATCCCCGAGCCCGACCTGCGGGCGCGGCAGTACCCGCATGAGCTGTCGGGAGGGATGAAGCAGCGCGCCCTCATCGCCGCAGCCATCGCGCTGCAGCCGGCGCTGCTCATCGCCGACGAAGCCACCAGCGCGCTCGACGTGACGGTGCAGAAGACGATCCTCGACCTCATCGACGACCTGCGGCGCGAGCACGGCACCGCGGTGCTCATGGTGACGCATGATCTCGCCGTCGCCGCCGACCGCTCGCACCGCATCGCGGTGCTGCAGGGCGGGCGGCTGCAGGAGGCCGGGGACACCGCCCGGGTGCTGCAGGATCCGCAGAGCGCGTACACCCGGCGTCTGCTCGCCGACGCGCCGTCGTTCGACACCGCGGTGCGACCGGCGCGCGAGCGGGTGGACGGCGCGGTCGGCGCGGTGGGCGCAGCGGAGGCCCGGATGGAGACCGAAGCGCCGGCGATCACCGTCACCGGGCTCTCGCAGCACTTCCCCCGCGGGCGGCGGCGCGAGCCGCTGCGGGCGGTGGACGACGTGTCGTTCACGGTGGCGCGGGGCACCACCCACGCGATCGTGGGGGAATCCGGCTCGGGCAAGACCACCCTGGCGCGCATCGTGATGGGCTTCCAGCGGCCGACCGCCGGCAGCGCCGTCGTCGCCGGGCACGAGGTGGCGCGGCTGCGCCGGGCGGATGCCGCAGCGTTCCGCCGCGACGTGCAGATGGTGTACCAGAACCCCTTCGCCTCGCTCGACCCACGCCAGAGCGTCGGTGCGATCGTCGCCGAACCGCTGCGGAACTACGGCGTCGGCGACCGCGCCGAGCGCGCGCGTCGCGTCGCCGACATGCTCGAGCGCGTGGCGCTCCCGCCCGACCTGGCCGCCCGCCGCCCGCGGGAGCTCTCCGGCGGCCAGCGGCAGCGCGTGGCGATCGCCCGCGCCCTGGTGCTCGAGCCCCGGGTGGTCGTGCTCGACGAAGCCGTGTCGGCGCTGGACGTGACGGTGCAGGCGCAGATCCTGCGGCTGCTCGACGAACTGCAGCAGGACCTGGGCGTCACCTACCTGTTCATCTCGCACGACCTGGCCGTCGTCCGCCGCATCAGCGACACCGTCTCGGTGCTGCGCGCCGGCCGGATCGTGGAGAGCGGCACCACCGAGCGGATCTTCACCGATCCGCAGACCGAAGACACCGCACGGCTGCTGGCCGCCATCCCCGGCGGCATCCGGCAGCCCGCGCCGCCACCGGCGGCCGTGCCCAGAGAAGGAGTACCGGCATGA
- a CDS encoding DUF7882 family protein codes for MGKLVYGSGNRSFDIEDRPLAHLRVVFMNKLRRGEPFMFHHAEPHVSCSIWIHPAVPIVFQFHGSRPPSMNREWIEVLMQEASSANGLRMLPEPAPGTVTADALG; via the coding sequence GTGGGAAAACTGGTTTACGGCAGCGGCAACAGGTCCTTCGACATCGAAGACCGCCCTCTTGCGCACCTGCGCGTCGTGTTCATGAACAAGCTTCGCCGAGGCGAGCCGTTCATGTTCCACCATGCCGAGCCCCACGTCAGCTGCAGCATCTGGATCCATCCCGCCGTGCCGATCGTCTTCCAGTTCCACGGCAGCCGTCCGCCGTCGATGAACCGCGAGTGGATCGAGGTGCTCATGCAGGAGGCCAGCAGCGCCAACGGGCTGCGGATGCTTCCCGAGCCTGCTCCAGGAACGGTGACGGCCGACGCGCTCGGCTGA
- a CDS encoding PfkB family carbohydrate kinase produces the protein MSDVTIFAPSPTLTITVEDHPSDNEIHVHAGGQGVWQARMLLRLGRSVTMCCALTGETGRVVHRLLQDEGITVVPVLRQGHGSAYVHDRRDGRRTIVAEHRGDPIGRHDLDELYSGTLAAGLQSRLVILSGPAGDDTLPPDTYRRLAADLRASGIPVLVDLAGRRLAAAVAGGVAVLKVSDEELHADMLIRDRSVGAIRAAMRRLHEHGACTVIVSRAAEPLLLLDERGFLEVASPRMQVVDTAGAGDSLTAGVAAAIAAGETARTAVTLGAAAGALNVTRHGLGTGDAAAIAALRRAVVVRDAAGDAALPDQPVTGRVSRDGLAALAEPEERRA, from the coding sequence ATGAGCGATGTGACGATCTTCGCGCCGTCCCCGACCCTGACCATCACCGTCGAGGACCACCCCTCCGACAACGAGATCCATGTGCATGCCGGCGGGCAGGGCGTCTGGCAGGCCCGCATGCTGCTGCGTCTGGGCCGAAGCGTCACGATGTGCTGCGCGCTGACCGGCGAGACCGGGCGCGTCGTGCACCGCCTCCTGCAGGACGAGGGCATCACCGTCGTGCCCGTGCTGCGTCAGGGCCACGGGTCCGCGTACGTGCACGACCGTCGCGACGGACGGCGCACGATCGTCGCCGAGCACCGCGGCGACCCGATCGGGCGCCACGACCTCGACGAGCTGTACAGCGGCACCCTCGCGGCAGGACTGCAGTCCCGGCTGGTGATCCTCAGCGGTCCGGCGGGCGACGACACCCTGCCGCCGGACACCTACCGCCGACTGGCGGCCGACCTGCGCGCGAGCGGCATCCCGGTGCTGGTGGACCTCGCCGGCCGTCGCCTTGCGGCCGCGGTGGCGGGTGGGGTCGCGGTACTGAAGGTGAGCGACGAGGAACTGCACGCCGACATGCTCATCCGCGACCGCTCGGTGGGTGCCATCCGCGCCGCGATGCGGCGGCTGCACGAGCACGGCGCGTGCACCGTCATCGTCTCCCGCGCCGCCGAGCCGCTGCTGCTGCTGGATGAGCGCGGCTTCCTCGAGGTGGCCTCCCCCCGGATGCAGGTGGTCGACACCGCCGGCGCCGGCGACTCGCTCACGGCCGGGGTCGCAGCGGCCATCGCCGCGGGCGAGACGGCGCGGACGGCGGTGACCCTGGGGGCTGCGGCAGGTGCCCTCAACGTCACACGCCACGGCCTCGGAACAGGGGATGCCGCGGCGATCGCGGCGCTGCGCAGAGCGGTGGTCGTGCGCGACGCCGCCGGCGACGCCGCCCTGCCGGATCAGCCGGTCACGGGGCGGGTGAGCCGCGACGGGCTGGCCGCCCTGGCCGAACCGGAGGAGCGGCGGGCATGA
- a CDS encoding fatty acid desaturase family protein, with protein sequence MSATVMEATLGPIRQTYASTKEFPPITRAYTDVSAAVKEKGLLTRTPGFYAAVGAAILVGFAACIVAFFMLGDSWLQLIVAAVSGILFTQVAFLAHEAAHRQIFASGPANDRLARFIGPAIVGMSVSWWTTKHTRHHANPNRVGKDPDIEIDTISFLDEDAASARGIRRAITKRQGWLFFPLLTLEGLNLYAIALRHLFSRQPVKGRAYELVLLAVRHTAVFVPIFLFLPLGMAFAFFAVQVAVFGVYMGASFAPNHKGMPVIDKDAKLDFFSKQVRTSRNIRGGWWATWLMGGLNYQIEHHLFPNMPRPHLAKARPIVMEACRELNVPYTETSLITSYAIVIEYLNRVGLAARDPFDCPMATTARRGLGLQG encoded by the coding sequence ATGTCTGCCACTGTTATGGAAGCCACGCTCGGTCCGATCCGTCAGACCTACGCGAGCACCAAGGAATTCCCTCCCATCACGCGCGCGTACACCGATGTGTCCGCCGCGGTGAAGGAGAAGGGGCTGCTCACCCGCACCCCCGGGTTCTACGCCGCCGTCGGAGCCGCGATCCTCGTCGGCTTCGCCGCCTGCATCGTCGCATTCTTCATGCTGGGCGACAGCTGGCTGCAGCTGATCGTCGCTGCCGTCTCCGGCATCCTCTTCACGCAGGTGGCCTTCCTCGCGCACGAGGCCGCCCACCGCCAGATCTTCGCATCCGGCCCCGCCAACGATCGCCTGGCCCGGTTCATCGGCCCCGCCATCGTCGGGATGAGCGTGTCCTGGTGGACGACGAAGCACACGCGTCACCACGCCAACCCGAACCGGGTCGGCAAGGACCCCGACATCGAGATCGACACCATCTCGTTCCTCGACGAGGATGCCGCCTCCGCCCGCGGAATCCGGCGCGCCATCACCAAGCGTCAGGGCTGGCTGTTCTTCCCCCTCCTCACGCTCGAGGGCCTGAACCTGTACGCCATCGCGCTGCGTCACCTTTTCAGCCGCCAGCCGGTCAAGGGCCGCGCCTACGAACTCGTTCTGCTGGCCGTGCGCCACACGGCGGTCTTCGTCCCCATCTTCCTCTTCCTGCCGCTCGGCATGGCGTTCGCGTTCTTCGCCGTGCAGGTCGCCGTCTTCGGCGTGTACATGGGCGCCTCGTTCGCGCCGAACCACAAGGGCATGCCCGTCATCGACAAGGACGCCAAGCTCGACTTCTTCAGCAAGCAGGTGCGCACCTCCCGCAACATCCGCGGCGGATGGTGGGCGACGTGGCTGATGGGTGGGCTCAACTACCAGATCGAGCACCACCTGTTCCCGAACATGCCCCGGCCGCACCTGGCCAAGGCGCGCCCGATCGTCATGGAAGCGTGCCGAGAGCTGAATGTGCCCTACACGGAGACCAGCCTCATCACCTCCTACGCGATCGTGATCGAGTACCTCAACCGGGTCGGACTCGCCGCCCGCGATCCGTTCGACTGCCCCATGGCGACGACCGCGCGCCGCGGACTCGGCCTCCAGGGCTGA
- a CDS encoding multidrug transporter yields the protein MEDHEMTDEEKRRDQLLAAPGAVEADAAARIDVTKRDGVTRIDVRDDAPVRPGGDVLDDSRPADRP from the coding sequence ATGGAAGACCACGAGATGACCGATGAGGAGAAGCGCCGCGATCAGCTCCTGGCCGCACCGGGGGCTGTCGAAGCGGATGCGGCTGCACGCATCGATGTCACCAAGCGCGACGGGGTCACCCGCATCGATGTGCGCGACGACGCCCCCGTGCGCCCCGGCGGCGATGTGCTCGACGACAGCAGGCCCGCAGATCGGCCGTGA